The DNA sequence TGTGAATTAGAATCCTGgaacattgttttccaaataccatggaatttggaaaacaatttagagtacttcaaaatgttaaatagaattatcatatggCCCAGAAATTCCGCTCTTCCCTATACACcccaaaaaactggaaaaaataaatggtATACTTTTACACCAATCTTCATAGGAGcatttttttaatagtaaaatggtggaaacaacccaagtgtccatccacagataagtgaataaagaaatgtggtatatgagggaggaggatggagggggaggtggcccaaacaatgtatacacatgtgagtaaatgtaaaaacgataaaattaaaaaaagaaacgtGGTATGGCTAtgcagtggagtattattcagccataaaaatgaagtTTCCATACATGCTAAACCATGGTGAACCTTAACAACATTCTGCTTGGTAAAATAAGCCAGTTACAAAGGACAAATATTTcaacatgtgtacacacatatgataTGACATCTATTTCATGATTCCTATTATGTGAGTTGAGTAAAATTCAGTCAGAAAATATGGTGGTTACCAGGGGATGGAGAAGGGAGGAGTGGGGTTGTTTATTATGTACAGAGTTTCTGTTTAAGATTAGTGGCAAAATGGCCGGGAATGGTGGCaaaagcctgtaatctcagctcctcaggaggcaaaggtaggaggatcacagtctgaggtccacctggcaaaaccatgagacactatctgaaagtaaagaaaagaaatgaaagcaaaaaatgcaaaaatgccTGGGAACCTGGCTCAGGTGGAACAGTGCTTGCAAAatcgcgaggccctgagttcaaactccagtactgccaaaaaaattttttaaaatgatgaatcTTACGTATGTTTTACCACAAAAATGAATAGTTTCAAAACATGCGATTTTCAAGTCCCTCACAAGAGCTATTGGTCTCTGGGCGGCTCCAAAGGATTCTGGGAACTAGGGGAGGAACCAAAAGGCAAAAATGAGAACGCTGACACAGGGTGCGCAGCCGAGAGGTTTAGAGTGGTTGCTGAGGGATTTCCCAAATCTTCCCACCACATCCACCACTACTTCAACCTAGTAGGCCAACTGTGCCTAATCCGCCACTGCCCTATTAGCCAATCATCGTGCTGCTGCCTGTCCACTCCGGCCAATCCCGAACGTGTTTACTTTGAGCGGGAAAAGCTGCCAGACAGCGAAGTCTGCTAACCGCCCCTACCTAGCCATGTCTctggagggggtggtggggggggtaACAGACCCGGGAGGCGATTGCCTATTGGCTGGGCGGCGAGCCAATGACCTGTGCGAGACGGGGGACGCGCCTCACaggagggggcggggcggggcgcggcCGGCCGGTGCAGGTCGCGTGCGGGGTCGCGAGCCGGGGGCAGGCAATGTAACGGCCTCTCCGCGGCCCCACCCTCTCCCCGCTCCGGCCCCCCACCCACAGACCGGCTCCAGGCAGCGCCCGGGGCGGCGGCGACAGCGGTGGGGGTGCGGGCTGAGGGACCCAGGCCTCGACGCCCTCCCTCACCCCCGAACCCCAGGAGCGGTACCTAATAATCCAGGAGGGTCTGGGGGGCCCCATGGAGGTGAGAGGCGGAGGCGCCCGTCCGCCCCCTCACCCCGCAGGCCTGAGGGAGGGACTTGAGGTAACGGGTGGGGACGAGCCGcgtctcccccccgccccccacacacacccgcACCCGACCCGACGCGGTTGTTGCTGAGGAGGCGGGGCGGGAGGAAGGGGAGCCCCGACGGGGCGTCGGGCCGGGGCCGGGGTGGCCGAGGCGGGCGGCGTGGGCCTGTCAGGGCGGTTGGGGCTCAGTGTCTGTCCCCCGGAGGGTCGCGATGGCGGGCGTCGGCGCTGACGGTGTCCCTCTCCTCCCGTCCCGAGCAGCCCAAGGTGGCGTTCCGCGGAGGCGCGAACCGCTGCTGGAACCTCAGCGTGGACGCCAGCAGCCGACTGTCCGACGGCTTCAACAGCGTGATGCTGACGGGCCCCGCTGCCTTCTGTGACTGCTACAAAGCTCAGGTCCTCCAGGGGACGCCGCCCCGCCCGCCCCGAGTCCcgcagctttttttttccttggtgggaCCAGggctcgggggggggggggtttcaactcagggcttgcaaaagcaggcgctctgccattttcctctggtaattTTTTTCCAGGTGGGGATTCCCGAGAGCTATTTGCACTGGGTGgcctcgaaccgcgatcctcctaatctctgcctctcaagtagctaagctgcctagcacttgctaggcaggtgctctaccgctgagccacgcccccagccttcctccctcctctgctctctcccatttctctccctccctccctctctctccctcctaaCCCCCCATTCTCCCCCATctatctcccttcctccctctctccctctcccccatctctccccctccctctatcTCCCCCTTCCATCCAtcacccccttccctcctctctcctcctccctccttccctctccccccccccctcctctctctctttctcctttttctggtgctggggatcaaacccagggtgtggtacttgctaagcaagcgctctaccacggAGTTATACCCAGcacacccagctcttttgttttagttttggtggtactagggtttgaattctgggccttgaACTTGGTCATGCCCTTAGCACTATAAAATGTACTTGAAAGAATACTCCCCAAATATATTTAGATCCAAACACGGGCCActgctcatctctctctctctctctcttttttttttttttttttgtggtactggcgtttgaactcatggcgtacaccttgagccactccaccaaccattttttgtgatagggtttttcgagatagggtcttgcaaagtattttccCGGGCTGACttcctttgaaccatgatcctcctgatctctgcctgctgaatagctaggattacaggtgtgagccaccagctcatcTCATTTTCTGCTGCACAATATGAAAAAGTTCCTTTTGTTTAAGCAGCTTATCTTTCAAAAGGATTAACAAGTGTTTATGTCACTTTGGATACTACACCACTAAAAAAAGAGGTAAAGTAGGCAGAGGCtttccataaaaattttataactagccaggtgccagtgactcactgtgcatataattctagctacttgtgagTCAGAGATCAAAAGATcactgttggaggccagccttggcaaatagttcatgagagccccccatctccaaaataaccatagcaaaatggactggagcagTTGCTTTGGaaccacaaaaccctgagttcaaatcccagtcctacttaaaaaaaaaaagagaactaaaggaataaaattatgaaaCGTTTTAAAGATCAAAAAGTGTAAAAGTTGCAGCTAACaaattctgtgcctcagtttccctaactTGAGAATAGTCATAAACTATAAACAGAAACATCATGTGTAATTTTAAATAGTAATCATAGTCAGAAATTTAAACAAATGATTGTAAAGtcagttgacttttttttttttggttggaagGGGcattagtggtactggagtttgacctcactgcctcatgcttcctaggcaggtgttcaaccatttgagccatgctcccagccctttttttacttcagttatttttcaggtaaaattCCACATTTTTGCTAGGGCCAGGCCTCaagactgagatcttcctaccccagtctcctgcatagctgggactaaAGGAGTGTATCACCCCACAGGACTTATtgattgacatggggtctcaatAAGTGTTtgttctggctggcctcaaacctcaatcttcccacTGTCTGCCTCCTTGAGTAGTTGGtattacaagtgtaagccaccatgcctggtcaagTCTGTTGAGATTCTTGAGAATAGATGATTGGAAGTTactaattttcatattttgttgatTTAGTATAAATTCAGCATTGTATATTTACTGTATCTTAAAAATTATGTCTATTAAGAACAGAAATTTAGAAATAACTTTGATCTGAACATGTGTTTTCTCATTCAAATtttgattaagaaaataaaagcaatttaaaaatatttttaagggcCGGCAgagtagttcaaatggtagagtgcctgcttagcgagcatgagtccctgagttcaaacccccagtactgccaaaaaaaaattgtgaatctGTCTTTCAGGCTTCTTTAAGGAAGCATTTTCTAGAATAAATAATGTCTAAATTAGTTTAATATGTTTTCATTCCTTGTTTCTTaaattcattgtatttttaattatttccacTGCACCTCAGTTCCTTTGGGGAAGAaacaagctttttaaaaaaatattattgtcatactgggggtacattgtgacatttataaaagttcttacaatatatcatagttaaattcactcccttcatcattcttctttatccccctcctcctAAGGTTTtgaataattcattaaaattgtaaaatccAAACATTGTATCTTCTTTACTCAATTcaccagaaaatgaaaaaaagaaaaaaagtgggtttgtatttttttcctgtaattatAGGAATAgctttaaaatttcttgaaataaaattttatatatcttttcatttttacaatatCTCTTGGAGATAGAAAGTGGGCTAAAAATTACACATACTATAAAAGAGACTAGGAATAAGATCTTGAGTTTAGGTTTAATTGTAACTGTAGCCtttccttgcttttctctctcttttttttttttttttttttggttgccgTTGTtttgtgctagagattgaacccagggcctcttgcgtgtgaggcaagcactctgctactgagcCACATTTTCACCCTGTcaccttgtctttcttttcttttctttctttctttctttctctttcttttctttctttctctctctctctctttcctttctttagacagagtcttactgtcaccaggctgatcttgaacttgctATATGTATCCCAGCAGGCTTTGAATTTGTAGTCCTCTTGCCTCACCcatccaagtgctaggattacaggcatgtaccaccacgcccagctcctTGTTTTTAAAGTGGAGATAATACTAGAGTTACAAAGTTTACTAAATATAATAATGTATATggaattcctttgaaaattaaaaatgttctaTATAATTGATTCATTTTATATACCTATTGAAAGTGAATTTTAtgtatgatttatttaaaataatacttagtATCCACAGAATGCCTATCTgttcaaaaattaaaactacaaaaattacatatatattttggcagtactggggtttgaactaagggcctcacacttgctaagcaggcattttaccacttgagacagtccattctgtcagtccttttttgtgttgggtatttttgagataggatctcttgaattatttgcccgggctggcttcgaaactccatcctcatgatctctgcctcccaagtaggtagtattacaggtgtgagccacctgtaacACCCAGCTAATTGTATGTATTTTGTACAAGGGAACAAAGGGTCAGATCTGATCAGTGCTGAATCCagagcctcactcatgctaggcaaatgctctactgtttgagccatgtttccagctcttttttgttttattttctttttgagatggggactAACTTTGACAGGACTAGGCTTGGACTTTCAATTCTgcctctctgccttctgaataaaatagagataacagtgcttggattacagtcatacaccaccactcctggctcctgcctgtttttatacatttgtttatatataatCTGTGTTTGCCTTGGTGTCGGAATAGCACAGTTAAGGAATTTCAATAGAAACCTAAATGGCCAGCAAAGTCTGAATGCTCACTCTTTGGCCTTTGACAGAAAAAGTTCTAAGGTAACTAAGTCTAGATTTGAATGTAATGATCCCAACTTTTAACACCTTTGTTACTTCTTCTGATTTCTTATTTTGCTAATATTCTATAATAAATGAAGTTTTGATGTGTCTAATGCGcaaacatttcttaaatttttcagaATGAAGACAATGTTGACCTAAGGCAGACCTACACTCCACTTTCTTCATCAACAGAATATGCAAGTTCAATAGATTCTTCACTTTTCTATGCACCATGGTCTACTTATGGAGATGATATTAAACAATCTTATAATTCTCAGATCAATGTAAAGAACAGGTAATTAATAGATTTCTCAGGCTAAATGAGGTGTTGCTAAGTTTGATTGCATAGGAACCAAGGTATATTAGTGTTCTTTTTTGTAGATCATCATTTTAATGTTGTGGCATTATAATTTTGTTCCTAAACCTTACACGAAAGCCTACACTAGGCAATTTTtgtgtacaatttttattttgttattttttagttaGAACCTTTAGTAAGTAAAATTCCTCTTTCCCAAAAGAACAGATTTAAAGTTTttacatctatttttatttaattttaagtttttattatttttccttctaataTACAACAAATAGAGTTTTATCAGTCATAAAATATTTTGgcgggctccagtggctcatgcctgtaatcctaactatttaggaggcagagatcaggaggatcacggttcaaagccagcctgggcaaatagttcacgaaaccctatctcaatcCCAGATGTCAGCCTGGATTCAAGCtccagcaaataaataaataaataaaataaataacttaaaccttgcaaaaataaatatcaagaaaAGTGAAATTCCACCTGACTCTTGtgtcttttccctttcccttctcctccaaTAACAACTATCAACAGTTTGGTATATGTTACATTGAGTATTTTTCTCGATATAGACTAACATTATTGTGCAAAAAAGCTTTCCTTTTGAATCTTTCTGAGATAACATGATATAGTGGAAAAAATACTGGACTTGTTGGCAGACTGTTTAGCAAGTGTATAGTTTGGCAAGTTATATACCCTTGGAAAATACAAGTTTCTTAATATTGGCAGTGATCATTTGTCCATTCAACAGATAATAACTAAATGACTACTAATGCCGACCCTTCTGATATTATGAAGGTCAATTAAATATTCCAGTGTTAGATAAATATAAGGTATTTttacttccagaatattccaATAATTTGAAATGttggaaataaaatatgaaacttcaaaagttatttttttgtttgtttgctctctttttttttgagacaggatcttgctatgtagcccaagctggcctctgatcatctgcctcttcctcctctgagTATTAGAATTCTATGTGtgcaccacaacacctggctaagaaggtacattttaaaaaaacaaaatactgctTCTAAGAAGGAATTTTAGAATAACCTTAAGAAGTAAAGGATACCAATTTTCCATGTCCTTAATGGTTGAATTAGTTAGACAATATTAGTTACTAGGTAGGATTTCATGGACATGGAACTCCAAGTAGTGTCACTACTCTGGCAAGGATTTTGGGATAGCACACAAACCATAATATTTAAGAAACAACTGAAAAACTGCCATGGTATCTAACACCAtatcacatttcattttttttatccaATATTTAACATAAAGAGTCACAAAAATAGAGCAGCAGGTTCATATAGTTTTCAAATCACAAAAGAAgaatttaagtatatattgatagaaTGGTATATAATAGGTCCAGACATGCTCTCAGGGACAGGTATGTACCAAGCATGTCTGCAACATTGTAGGTCAGAGATTTGTATCTTGGTCACCTAAAATGTGTATCATGTGTTAAAGGGAAATAAGAGGTAAGCATACATTGTGAACTAGACATAGGCTTTtctgaaaggaaggagaaatattTACATAGTATAGACACCATGCCAAAGTGAAAATATTCTTGAGTTCTTTCcccagggacttttttttttttttttttttttacagtacggggtttgaactcttgctagggaggtgctctaccgcttgagctgtgcccctccactgcttcccttttttttttttttttggcagtactggagcttttttttttttttcatttatgcatacaatgtttgggtcatttctctcccgtAGTAGTGGGGcttgattgaactcagagccagaacctcacacttgctaggcaggcacccttaccacttgagccattccaccagcttttttttttttttaactatgtagccaggctggcctcaaacttgttatcctcatgcctcagcctcccaaatgctggaattacaggtgtgacccaccatgcccagccttgtcCCCTCTTTATTTGAAATGATGGTATAGACTCAGTCCAAATATCTTGTAGAAAAGTAGTAGTAGAATATATCTGAAAGGAGAAATcagtatattgtattttaatgtgAATAAAGTAGTTTACATATGATATTCATTTTTAGGATTCAAACTGAAAGAAATGACTATGGCAGCGAAACAGACTTACATGGACTTGTGTCTAACATTTTGGAAGAACAAGATAAGTCGCAGCCATATTTTGCTGAAGGGTTAGTATGTTATATAAGCTTTATAATGCataatacattatataaatgCACATAAACTAGGTTACccaattttttaactttttatttttacttaatagtAGAACATTTGATAGTAGACATCTTAATTCAGGTATTTGTCAATACGAACTTTGATTTTGCTGAAGTACTTGCCATAGAATTGAAAGTTCAATCtaaggttttattttcttaagaactttatttgaaaaattattcttgtataatttattatttccctTGAGTTTGTGAGCTAAAGTTTGGCTTAAAGAATATAAATTCCAAGGAATTTTTAAACATAGACCAAAGAATAAAACATAATCCTTATTAGTCATTGCAGAAATACATATGGATTTTAGTCATGTGGTAGaagttttttaaatatgttttaattgttttatttgggTGTGGTAGCCATATTACTCAAACACCCTATTTCATAAATAAGTATGCCACACAcatgtaattaatattttaattacacacatgtaattaaaatatttaagtttcaaaataattaaaatattttagtttcaaAAATAGTTTATGTAAAACACatcttttttgttaaaaaaatgtgATCAACAGCACTTTTATATAATAACCTAATCAAAGGAAAACTTATTCATTCTCTGCTTACTATAAACAATTCATGTAGGACCTTGAAGTTGCTAAGTCTTAGTTAGTGACTCTTTGGAAAGTGCAATGAAGATATATTAAAACTAAAATGCATACAATCGTGTTGCTTAATGACAGGGTTCTGAAATGCATCGAGTTTGCTGTCATGCAAATATAGAGTGCatttacacaaacctagatggtacAGGCCATTAACTcaatgtggcttttttttttaaccactaataatgtttattattatttttggtgctactggggtatgaattcagggtcttgctctgttggATATGTACTCTACTGCCCCCAGCTCAATGTGGCTTCTTGAAATCAAGAGACACAGTAACCATGAAgcactgggcatgatggtacacgcCTGCAATTCCAGCAGCTGGGAGACTAAGgctggaggatggagagtttgaggccaggctgggctacatagtgggtttgaggccaggctggtctATGTAGCAAAACCTTGTctggagagaaagacagagacagagaaagaaagaaagagaagggaaccaTGAGATATATGAGGCTACTGTCAGTTTAACACAGCATACTTTTTTTtatagtaaactttttttttgtggtggtactggggtttgaactttgggcctcacacttgctaggcaggtactataccaGTTgaggtaaactttttttttttttaataagttggAGTACActctcaaatagaaaaaaatatataaatacataaaccagtaaaATAGTTTTGATATTATAGACTGTACAGAACTatatgtgctatacttttatGGGACTGGCAGTATGTAGTGGGTTTGTTTACACCGGTACTACAAACACATGAGTAATGCCTTGTGCTATGATGATGTTAGGATGGCTATGATGTCACTAGGCAAAAGGAATTTTCCTGCTCCACTCTAATCCTAGACTACTGTCATATGTAGTTTGTAGTTGATTGAAACATCTTTATTTGGTGCATAATTGTAACTATAAAGTGTATAGCACATTTCTCATTACAGAGAATTATTTAGAGATAATGGTAGCTTATAAATCAGGGTTGGAAAAGATTTGAGAATGATGAGGTAGGGCAAGATAAAATACTTTTGAAAGCATTTCTTACCTTTTCCACTGAGGATATAAAGTCTTTAAAACTTAAATTGTAGAGACAAAAAAAACTTAAGttgtaattaaatatatttacttgtTCTAGGACCTGCTCCTCCAATTTAAAGTCAGTTTGGCCAATGAACACAAGCAGATTTGTAGATCACCATGACCTCTTGACAGAACCCAAAAGGCCAATAGATACGGCTATCTCTCAGCAAGCTTTTTATACTGGTGAATCTGTATCAGCAGTGGAAAAGCAATACCTGCATAATAATAGTCTCAcaccacaacaaaaaatagaTGAACTTTATCATGGATTTACTGGTTTAGACCTTGAAGAACAATGGATGTACCCTGCACGAAGCGATCATTCTAACTGTTACAATATTCAAACAAATGATACAGCTAAGGCTACATTCCAAGAATATTCATTTATCAAAAACTGTTTTACACCACAAAGTGGTCTGTTTGATATCATGAAAGAATCAGGAATTGATACTTACCCTtatggaagagagaaaatatgtgctaAGGGTCTTGAAGCACCATTTCAGCAAAAAAGGGCAGAGATATTTCTTTCCCAGTTTAATAGATACAATGAAAATGTAGATTATTGTAGATACCCAGAATATGCTCATCCTAATAAGGCTACACTTAACAAATGTTCAAATTTTAATGTCCAAGATGGTAAAAAATTACCCAATGGCACATCTGAAACACCAACTGTAGAAGCAGATGCCTATACAAAGTTATTCCAGGTTAAAAcagcaaatcagaaaaaaatggaggagaCACTACCTGAGCAGCAGAATTTTGCATTTCCAAAAACTACACCACATCTGACAGAAAAACAGTTTGCAAAGGAAGCAGCATTCACCACCGATTTTGGCTTAAAATCAGAATACGGACTAAAACCTCATACAGCTTGTCCAGCTAATAATGATTTTGTTAATGTCACAGAAAAGCAACAGTTTGCTAAACTTGATCCCCCAAATTCTGAGTATTTTAAATCAGTGAATTTATTATCAAACTCTGCAATATCTTCAGGAGGTATCAATTTAAACAGACCAACTTGGGTGAATGTTCAGACAAAAAATAATACTCCTATTCCTTATCGAAATCAAGGTaacttgataaaaataaatagtcaTTTAAGTGCAGCTTCAAAAGGTTCTAACCATTCTTCAGATTTCCCCCAACTATCAACCACAAGTTTAACCCCAAATAGCAACTTATTTCAaaagtact is a window from the Castor canadensis chromosome 11, mCasCan1.hap1v2, whole genome shotgun sequence genome containing:
- the Meioc gene encoding meiosis-specific coiled-coil domain-containing protein MEIOC, yielding MLTGPAAFCDCYKAQNEDNVDLRQTYTPLSSSTEYASSIDSSLFYAPWSTYGDDIKQSYNSQINVKNRIQTERNDYGSETDLHGLVSNILEEQDKSQPYFAEGTCSSNLKSVWPMNTSRFVDHHDLLTEPKRPIDTAISQQAFYTGESVSAVEKQYLHNNSLTPQQKIDELYHGFTGLDLEEQWMYPARSDHSNCYNIQTNDTAKATFQEYSFIKNCFTPQSGLFDIMKESGIDTYPYGREKICAKGLEAPFQQKRAEIFLSQFNRYNENVDYCRYPEYAHPNKATLNKCSNFNVQDGKKLPNGTSETPTVEADAYTKLFQVKTANQKKMEETLPEQQNFAFPKTTPHLTEKQFAKEAAFTTDFGLKSEYGLKPHTACPANNDFVNVTEKQQFAKLDPPNSEYFKSVNLLSNSAISSGGINLNRPTWVNVQTKNNTPIPYRNQGNLIKINSHLSAASKGSNHSSDFPQLSTTSLTPNSNLFQKYCQENSSAFSGFDFSYNGAERIQSVNHLEGLTKTGEENLFDSVTDKKIKQPNGFCDNYSAQQYGIIENVNKLNFQAKPQSRHHDPEIDPKHLDGLSQNTYQDLLDSQGHFNSHRQGSGDSTINSRVNHTQASCFSNNYMMGDLRHNQGFQQLGSSGFPLRSTHPLGHSVVPLLDSYDLFSYDDLSHLYPYFNDMMYGDNSFSGFVPTFEFQRPIKTRSGPASELHIRLEECYEQWRALEKERKKTELALAKNYPGKKVSSTNNTPIPRLTSNPSRVDRLIVDELREQARVVTLLGKMERLRSSPLHANISTALDRHLESIHIVQSRRKDEIVNASNRQRQGVPRCQDDRDVFALASAIKEMCVATRKARTTLWCALQMTLPKTASTTGQAEVEKIFQETVNCEDKVHESINSSNPMNQRRETNKH